In one window of Dermochelys coriacea isolate rDerCor1 chromosome 3, rDerCor1.pri.v4, whole genome shotgun sequence DNA:
- the LOC122459169 gene encoding XK-related protein 6-like isoform X2: protein MAAKSDGGGGGAGVGFAQLHNLDEAAAAAAAAGGGGDGADEQGGSSSLHICHCCNTSSCYWGCRSACLRSLLGRAGGRAGGGATDPLAPGSSSEGPPHSPGGPGGGGERPWLDCLWIVLALLVLLGDVGTDLWLALHHYGRRDYVWCGLTLAFVLLPSVLVQILSFRWFVQDYTGGGLGAVQGLSSRGPPMMGAVGRRPGAAGSPTPGAQRLCRLSVWVWQAVIHLLQMGQVWRATLCVERGDLRSEAERSC, encoded by the exons ATGGCGGCCAAGTcggacggcggcggcggcggcgcggggGTCGGCTTCGCCCAGCTGCACAACCTGGacgaggcggcggcggcggcggcggccgcgggGGGCGGCGGCGACGGGGCGGACGAGCAGGGCggcagcagctccctgcacaTCTGCCACTGCTGCAACACCTCGTCGTGCTACTGGGGCTGCCGGAGCGCCTGCCTGCGGAGCCTgctggggcgggcggggggcCGGGCCGGCGGCGGGGCCACGGACCCGCTGGCCCCGGGCTCCTCCTCCGAGGGGCCGCCGCACTCCCCGGGGGGGCCCGGCGGCGGGGGCGAGCGGCCGTGGCTGGACTGCCTGTGGATCGTGCTGgcgctgctggtgctgctgggggACGTGGGCACGGACCTGTGGCTGGCGCTGCACCACTACGGGCGGCGGGACTACGTGTGGTGCGGCCTGACCCTGGCCTTCGTGCTGCTGCCCTCCGTGCTGGTGCAGATCCTCAGCTTCCGCTGGTTCGTGCAGGACTACACGGGCGGCGGGCTGGGCGCCGTGCAGGGCCTCAGCAGCCGCGGGCCGCCCATGATGGGCGCCGTCGGGCGCCGGCCGGGGGCCGCCGGCAGCCCCACGCCGGGGGCCCAGCGCCTCTGCAGGCTCTCGGTCTGGGTCTGGCAGGCCGTCATCCACCTGCTGCAGATGGGACAGGTCTGGAG GGCAACTCTGTGCGTGGAAAGGGGAGACTTGAGAAGTGAGGCTGAA AGATCTTGCTAA
- the LOC122459169 gene encoding XK-related protein 6-like isoform X4 translates to MAAKSDGGGGGAGVGFAQLHNLDEAAAAAAAAGGGGDGADEQGGSSSLHICHCCNTSSCYWGCRSACLRSLLGRAGGRAGGGATDPLAPGSSSEGPPHSPGGPGGGGERPWLDCLWIVLALLVLLGDVGTDLWLALHHYGRRDYVWCGLTLAFVLLPSVLVQILSFRWFVQDYTGGGLGAVQGLSSRGPPMMGAVGRRPGAAGSPTPGAQRLCRLSVWVWQAVIHLLQMGQVWRSC, encoded by the exons ATGGCGGCCAAGTcggacggcggcggcggcggcgcggggGTCGGCTTCGCCCAGCTGCACAACCTGGacgaggcggcggcggcggcggcggccgcgggGGGCGGCGGCGACGGGGCGGACGAGCAGGGCggcagcagctccctgcacaTCTGCCACTGCTGCAACACCTCGTCGTGCTACTGGGGCTGCCGGAGCGCCTGCCTGCGGAGCCTgctggggcgggcggggggcCGGGCCGGCGGCGGGGCCACGGACCCGCTGGCCCCGGGCTCCTCCTCCGAGGGGCCGCCGCACTCCCCGGGGGGGCCCGGCGGCGGGGGCGAGCGGCCGTGGCTGGACTGCCTGTGGATCGTGCTGgcgctgctggtgctgctgggggACGTGGGCACGGACCTGTGGCTGGCGCTGCACCACTACGGGCGGCGGGACTACGTGTGGTGCGGCCTGACCCTGGCCTTCGTGCTGCTGCCCTCCGTGCTGGTGCAGATCCTCAGCTTCCGCTGGTTCGTGCAGGACTACACGGGCGGCGGGCTGGGCGCCGTGCAGGGCCTCAGCAGCCGCGGGCCGCCCATGATGGGCGCCGTCGGGCGCCGGCCGGGGGCCGCCGGCAGCCCCACGCCGGGGGCCCAGCGCCTCTGCAGGCTCTCGGTCTGGGTCTGGCAGGCCGTCATCCACCTGCTGCAGATGGGACAGGTCTGGAG ATCTTGCTAA
- the LOC122459169 gene encoding XK-related protein 6-like isoform X1, which translates to MAAKSDGGGGGAGVGFAQLHNLDEAAAAAAAAGGGGDGADEQGGSSSLHICHCCNTSSCYWGCRSACLRSLLGRAGGRAGGGATDPLAPGSSSEGPPHSPGGPGGGGERPWLDCLWIVLALLVLLGDVGTDLWLALHHYGRRDYVWCGLTLAFVLLPSVLVQILSFRWFVQDYTGGGLGAVQGLSSRGPPMMGAVGRRPGAAGSPTPGAQRLCRLSVWVWQAVIHLLQMGQVWREAEEMWGGGHSHTGRKISVVWVHRQTGGRIGSVPEGNVPWHTAGVRR; encoded by the exons ATGGCGGCCAAGTcggacggcggcggcggcggcgcggggGTCGGCTTCGCCCAGCTGCACAACCTGGacgaggcggcggcggcggcggcggccgcgggGGGCGGCGGCGACGGGGCGGACGAGCAGGGCggcagcagctccctgcacaTCTGCCACTGCTGCAACACCTCGTCGTGCTACTGGGGCTGCCGGAGCGCCTGCCTGCGGAGCCTgctggggcgggcggggggcCGGGCCGGCGGCGGGGCCACGGACCCGCTGGCCCCGGGCTCCTCCTCCGAGGGGCCGCCGCACTCCCCGGGGGGGCCCGGCGGCGGGGGCGAGCGGCCGTGGCTGGACTGCCTGTGGATCGTGCTGgcgctgctggtgctgctgggggACGTGGGCACGGACCTGTGGCTGGCGCTGCACCACTACGGGCGGCGGGACTACGTGTGGTGCGGCCTGACCCTGGCCTTCGTGCTGCTGCCCTCCGTGCTGGTGCAGATCCTCAGCTTCCGCTGGTTCGTGCAGGACTACACGGGCGGCGGGCTGGGCGCCGTGCAGGGCCTCAGCAGCCGCGGGCCGCCCATGATGGGCGCCGTCGGGCGCCGGCCGGGGGCCGCCGGCAGCCCCACGCCGGGGGCCCAGCGCCTCTGCAGGCTCTCGGTCTGGGTCTGGCAGGCCGTCATCCACCTGCTGCAGATGGGACAGGTCTGGAG GGAGGCGGAGGAGATGTGGGGTGGAGGTCATTCCCACACAGGGAGGAAGATCTCTGTTGTATGGGTCCACAGGCAAACAGGCGGAAGAATTGGTTCTGTGCCAGAGGGGAATGTTCCATGGCATACAGCTGGGGTTAGGAGGTGA
- the LOC122459169 gene encoding XK-related protein 6-like isoform X3, producing the protein MAAKSDGGGGGAGVGFAQLHNLDEAAAAAAAAGGGGDGADEQGGSSSLHICHCCNTSSCYWGCRSACLRSLLGRAGGRAGGGATDPLAPGSSSEGPPHSPGGPGGGGERPWLDCLWIVLALLVLLGDVGTDLWLALHHYGRRDYVWCGLTLAFVLLPSVLVQILSFRWFVQDYTGGGLGAVQGLSSRGPPMMGAVGRRPGAAGSPTPGAQRLCRLSVWVWQAVIHLLQMGQVWSLSERHEALRLN; encoded by the coding sequence ATGGCGGCCAAGTcggacggcggcggcggcggcgcggggGTCGGCTTCGCCCAGCTGCACAACCTGGacgaggcggcggcggcggcggcggccgcgggGGGCGGCGGCGACGGGGCGGACGAGCAGGGCggcagcagctccctgcacaTCTGCCACTGCTGCAACACCTCGTCGTGCTACTGGGGCTGCCGGAGCGCCTGCCTGCGGAGCCTgctggggcgggcggggggcCGGGCCGGCGGCGGGGCCACGGACCCGCTGGCCCCGGGCTCCTCCTCCGAGGGGCCGCCGCACTCCCCGGGGGGGCCCGGCGGCGGGGGCGAGCGGCCGTGGCTGGACTGCCTGTGGATCGTGCTGgcgctgctggtgctgctgggggACGTGGGCACGGACCTGTGGCTGGCGCTGCACCACTACGGGCGGCGGGACTACGTGTGGTGCGGCCTGACCCTGGCCTTCGTGCTGCTGCCCTCCGTGCTGGTGCAGATCCTCAGCTTCCGCTGGTTCGTGCAGGACTACACGGGCGGCGGGCTGGGCGCCGTGCAGGGCCTCAGCAGCCGCGGGCCGCCCATGATGGGCGCCGTCGGGCGCCGGCCGGGGGCCGCCGGCAGCCCCACGCCGGGGGCCCAGCGCCTCTGCAGGCTCTCGGTCTGGGTCTGGCAGGCCGTCATCCACCTGCTGCAGATGGGACAGGTCTGGAG